From Mycobacteriales bacterium, one genomic window encodes:
- a CDS encoding nuclear transport factor 2 family protein, whose product MIADLVGRWHRFVEAGDPALLDALLADDVVFYSPVVYTPQRGKAVTTMYLKGATQVLAGDGGDGAFRYVKEVLAGDSAVLEFETSLDGKYVNGVDIIRCDETGKIVEFRVMLRPLQAINAVHAAMGAMLEALEG is encoded by the coding sequence ATGATCGCGGACCTGGTCGGGCGTTGGCACCGGTTTGTCGAGGCCGGGGATCCGGCTCTTCTCGACGCGTTGCTCGCCGACGACGTCGTCTTCTACTCGCCGGTCGTCTACACGCCGCAACGCGGCAAGGCCGTCACGACGATGTACCTGAAGGGCGCGACGCAGGTGCTCGCGGGTGACGGCGGGGACGGCGCGTTTCGGTACGTGAAAGAGGTGCTCGCCGGGGACAGCGCCGTACTCGAGTTCGAGACCTCGCTCGACGGCAAGTACGTCAACGGCGTCGACATCATCAGGTGTGACGAGACCGGGAAGATCGTGGAGTTCCGGGTGATGCTGCGACCGCTGCAGGCGATCAACGCCGTGCACGCCGCGATGGGTGCGATGCTCGAGGCGCTCGAGGGCTGA
- a CDS encoding MaoC family dehydratase N-terminal domain-containing protein: MIVEPFLAAGLAALFDDGLPAPQPGEPLPAYWHLAACATPAASRDLGADGHPRTGILVPPADLPRRMFAGGSLHIDRPLVVGERVEHSAAVVDTSDRQGRSGPLRFVTVEHTFSRAEGAAQVERQQIVYRAPTESLAAAPGQPRHSTQERLLTPGPGAMRAQLCADPVALQRFSALTSNAHRIHYDYPWATGVEGYPDLVVHGPLLLLALLELLRLDDPHRQVTDVEFTASAPVFCGEEVELTGTPDGDRVVLCARSRGQVAMTATAALGFPK; encoded by the coding sequence ATGATCGTCGAGCCGTTCCTCGCTGCCGGGCTCGCTGCGCTCTTCGACGACGGCCTGCCGGCGCCGCAGCCGGGCGAGCCGTTGCCGGCGTACTGGCATCTCGCGGCGTGCGCAACACCGGCCGCGAGCCGCGATCTCGGTGCTGACGGGCATCCCCGAACCGGGATCCTCGTGCCGCCGGCCGACTTGCCCCGGCGGATGTTCGCGGGCGGGTCGCTGCACATCGACCGGCCGCTGGTCGTCGGCGAACGGGTGGAGCATTCGGCGGCGGTCGTCGACACGAGTGACAGGCAAGGCCGCAGTGGGCCGCTGCGCTTCGTGACCGTCGAGCACACCTTCTCCCGGGCGGAAGGCGCAGCGCAGGTCGAGCGGCAGCAGATCGTCTACCGCGCGCCGACCGAGAGCCTGGCGGCGGCTCCCGGCCAGCCGCGACACTCCACACAGGAGCGGCTGCTCACCCCCGGGCCGGGGGCGATGCGCGCGCAGCTTTGCGCGGACCCGGTCGCGCTGCAGCGGTTCTCGGCGCTCACGAGCAATGCGCACCGGATTCACTACGACTACCCGTGGGCCACCGGGGTCGAGGGGTACCCGGACCTCGTCGTACACGGGCCGCTGCTTCTGCTCGCGTTGCTCGAGCTGCTGCGCCTGGACGACCCGCATCGCCAGGTCACCGATGTCGAGTTCACCGCGAGCGCCCCGGTGTTCTGCGGCGAGGAGGTGGAGCTGACCGGTACGCCGGACGGCGACCGCGTCGTCCTCTGCGCGCGCAGTCGCGGCCAGGTCGCGATGACCGCGACCGCCGCCCTCGGTTTCCCGAAGTAG
- a CDS encoding SigE family RNA polymerase sigma factor, with product MTFEEYAAARLPRLLRYAVILTGDADLAQDVVQEVLARAQVRWSRILRAGSPDAYVRQMVLNEYLSWRRRWAVRNIQAVGERLVEVGDRTNAHRDHAHDLVESDEIWARLATLPRKQRAVLVLRYYEQLSDGEIATLLDCAQATVRSNASKALATLRLQQEPQRIPVAGDAR from the coding sequence GTGACGTTCGAGGAGTACGCCGCAGCCCGACTGCCCCGCTTGCTCCGTTACGCCGTCATCCTGACCGGCGACGCCGACCTGGCCCAGGACGTCGTTCAGGAGGTGCTGGCCCGCGCGCAGGTCCGGTGGAGCCGGATCCTGCGCGCCGGCTCACCCGACGCCTACGTCCGCCAGATGGTGCTCAACGAGTACCTGTCGTGGCGGCGGCGCTGGGCGGTCCGCAACATCCAGGCGGTGGGTGAGCGGCTCGTGGAAGTGGGCGACCGCACCAACGCCCATCGAGACCACGCCCACGACCTCGTCGAGAGCGACGAGATCTGGGCTCGGCTCGCCACCTTGCCGCGAAAGCAGCGCGCGGTCCTCGTCCTGCGCTACTACGAGCAGCTGTCCGACGGCGAGATCGCCACGTTGCTCGACTGCGCGCAGGCCACCGTCCGCAGCAACGCATCAAAGGCCTTGGCAACCCTGCGGCTTCAACAGGAGCCGCAGCGAATCCCCGTAGCAGGAGACGCCCGATGA
- a CDS encoding AAA family ATPase, whose amino-acid sequence MTVPGPAPAAGSAPVSIQLRAEASEVGINARRGMVRIAPAVLAALGARPYSVVKLTGTKATGALVAQSGPDLDPGVIRVDDLILGNLGVAPDTAVTVELVPSLAADRIVVSGPEQVSSVLPPQTVRLALLGKVVCQGDAVSLLQQDVALPEGSSAELMGQGRLQLQQLFGQAWQGMVLTVVEAPAVPTVVTMTTEVQWASGQPAAAAPVAGTPLAVATVIPPAAGAAAPTSAEAKQLRELLDVGLNHPELLAKLGTSPSLGVLISGPSGSGKNTMVGQVASALGLTVKAVWCPQLASLAPDKAAAEIASLKADLLAAADARSVLVLDDVEDLAPADGDAPLAAVLVAAVADLVKAGRAVVALTAAPQSVSHDLLGPAMLSNRIVVPLPDQPTRRALLAGLTQTVALSADVSLDDLAAKTPGFVVADLLALVNAAGRLAAVREQSAPTPTPAIAAADFAAALATVHPSSMDGQLVDPGQVGMADIGGLGEVKQVLTETVLWPIAYPDTFARLGVAPTRGVLLYGPPGCGKTYLIKALAHDGHANVLSVKGAELMSKWVGESEAGVRQLFARARGAAPSLVFLDEVDALAPVRGGGGAGDDGVGDRVVAALLTELDGIDQLRGVVVVAATNRPDMVDPALLRPGRLERLLFVPPPDQAARAAILTAAAAHTPLDAGVDLAAVAARTEGFSGADCAALIRQAALAAMRRSMDAPNVTGADIDAALAVVHPSLDPAQLQKLQEFAAERGK is encoded by the coding sequence ATGACTGTGCCCGGGCCGGCACCCGCAGCCGGGAGCGCCCCGGTGAGCATCCAGCTGCGCGCCGAGGCGTCCGAGGTCGGCATCAACGCCCGACGAGGCATGGTGCGCATCGCGCCCGCCGTGCTGGCTGCGCTCGGCGCGCGGCCGTATTCGGTGGTGAAGCTCACCGGCACGAAGGCGACCGGCGCGCTCGTCGCGCAGAGCGGACCCGATCTGGACCCGGGCGTGATCCGGGTCGACGACCTGATCCTGGGCAACCTGGGGGTGGCTCCGGACACTGCGGTCACCGTGGAGCTCGTACCGTCGCTGGCCGCCGACCGGATCGTCGTCAGCGGCCCCGAGCAGGTCTCGTCCGTGCTGCCGCCGCAGACCGTCCGGCTCGCTCTGCTGGGCAAGGTGGTGTGTCAGGGCGACGCCGTGTCACTGCTCCAGCAGGACGTGGCGTTGCCCGAGGGGTCGAGCGCTGAGCTCATGGGTCAGGGCCGACTCCAGCTGCAGCAGCTGTTCGGCCAGGCCTGGCAGGGCATGGTGCTGACCGTCGTCGAGGCTCCCGCAGTCCCGACCGTCGTCACGATGACAACGGAGGTCCAGTGGGCAAGCGGGCAGCCCGCCGCCGCGGCCCCGGTGGCCGGTACGCCGCTTGCGGTGGCGACGGTCATCCCGCCGGCGGCCGGTGCCGCGGCGCCCACCTCGGCCGAGGCGAAGCAGCTGCGGGAGCTCCTCGACGTCGGTCTCAACCATCCGGAGCTGCTGGCGAAGCTCGGCACTTCGCCGTCGCTCGGCGTACTGATCAGCGGGCCGTCGGGCAGTGGCAAGAACACGATGGTGGGCCAGGTCGCGTCGGCGCTCGGCCTGACGGTCAAGGCCGTGTGGTGTCCGCAGCTCGCGTCGTTGGCGCCTGACAAGGCGGCTGCCGAGATCGCGTCGCTGAAGGCCGACCTGCTCGCCGCCGCCGACGCCCGATCGGTGCTCGTCCTCGACGACGTGGAAGATCTCGCGCCGGCCGACGGCGACGCGCCGCTTGCCGCCGTGCTGGTCGCCGCCGTCGCGGACCTGGTGAAAGCCGGGCGCGCCGTCGTCGCGTTGACCGCGGCGCCGCAGTCGGTCAGCCACGACCTGCTCGGTCCGGCGATGTTGTCGAACCGCATCGTCGTCCCGCTGCCGGACCAGCCGACCAGGCGGGCACTGCTGGCCGGCCTGACGCAGACCGTCGCGCTGTCCGCCGACGTCTCCCTGGACGACCTTGCGGCGAAAACCCCCGGCTTCGTCGTCGCCGACCTGCTCGCCCTCGTCAACGCCGCCGGCCGGCTGGCGGCCGTGCGCGAGCAGTCGGCGCCGACTCCCACCCCGGCCATCGCGGCCGCGGACTTCGCTGCCGCGCTCGCGACGGTCCACCCGTCGAGCATGGACGGGCAGCTGGTCGATCCCGGGCAGGTCGGGATGGCGGACATCGGCGGGCTGGGCGAGGTGAAGCAGGTCCTCACGGAGACCGTGCTGTGGCCGATCGCCTACCCCGACACCTTCGCCCGGCTCGGGGTCGCACCGACCCGCGGCGTCCTGCTCTACGGGCCGCCCGGCTGCGGCAAGACCTATCTCATCAAGGCGCTCGCGCATGACGGCCACGCCAACGTGCTGTCGGTCAAAGGTGCCGAGCTGATGAGCAAGTGGGTCGGTGAGAGCGAGGCCGGAGTACGCCAGCTCTTCGCGCGCGCCCGTGGCGCCGCGCCGAGCTTGGTCTTTCTCGACGAGGTCGACGCGCTCGCCCCGGTACGTGGCGGCGGCGGCGCCGGCGACGACGGGGTGGGCGACCGGGTGGTCGCCGCTCTGCTGACCGAGCTGGACGGCATCGACCAGCTCCGTGGCGTGGTCGTCGTCGCCGCGACGAACCGTCCCGACATGGTGGACCCGGCGCTGCTTCGACCCGGCCGGCTCGAACGGTTGCTCTTCGTGCCGCCGCCTGACCAGGCCGCTCGTGCCGCGATCCTCACTGCGGCGGCCGCGCACACCCCGCTGGATGCCGGCGTCGATCTCGCCGCCGTCGCGGCGCGCACCGAGGGCTTCTCCGGCGCGGACTGCGCGGCGCTGATCCGCCAGGCGGCGTTGGCCGCGATGCGCCGGTCGATGGACGCGCCAAACGTCACCGGCGCGGACATCGACGCCGCGCTCGCCGTCGTACACCCGTCCCTGGATCCGGCACAGCTCCAGAAGCTTCAGGAGTTCGCCGCAGAGCGCGGGAAATAG
- a CDS encoding amidoligase family protein: MTTLHSRIGFEVELLAPRGSSRRTLAEELATRSGGELLPVWHLDSEPVPLESLGGRFLHLTHGFEVRRAGGEQLCTLVDDITIAADLDPTAPAADGWHRLLTDDIRLARLLDRQCDPAAGIEAVLDPVARLWGTPVETIGHIRRLDVAGATVVLAAPAGGERERPCEIVTPPLTADHGDALEELLAPARELGFVVPREAAIHLHVDGAPYRNPAALANVVRLFGYWREPLRELLGTNPQCRRLAPLPDELVAAVAGEPTYDELRAAAKAGGLTKFYDVNLTQLFRDDPIRDTLEIRILPGAISAEDVVSRAAVVEELLQRCLDPAPIARPRENPPPSPTFLVSPGP; the protein is encoded by the coding sequence GTGACGACGCTCCATTCGCGGATCGGCTTCGAGGTCGAGCTCCTCGCGCCGCGCGGATCGAGTCGTCGCACCCTGGCCGAGGAGCTCGCCACCCGATCGGGTGGCGAGCTCCTTCCCGTCTGGCACCTGGACAGCGAGCCCGTCCCGCTGGAGTCACTCGGTGGGCGCTTCCTTCACCTGACCCACGGCTTCGAGGTTCGCCGCGCGGGCGGCGAGCAGTTGTGCACGCTGGTCGACGACATCACGATCGCGGCCGACCTGGACCCGACCGCGCCGGCGGCCGACGGCTGGCATCGGCTGTTGACCGACGACATCCGGCTGGCCCGGCTGCTGGACCGGCAGTGTGACCCCGCGGCGGGGATCGAGGCGGTGCTCGACCCGGTCGCGCGGCTGTGGGGTACGCCGGTCGAGACCATCGGCCACATCCGGCGGCTGGACGTCGCGGGTGCGACCGTCGTACTGGCCGCACCGGCCGGGGGCGAGCGGGAGCGGCCCTGCGAGATCGTCACGCCGCCGTTGACCGCCGATCACGGTGACGCTCTTGAGGAGCTGCTCGCGCCGGCTCGTGAGCTCGGTTTCGTCGTACCGCGCGAGGCCGCCATCCACCTGCACGTCGACGGCGCGCCGTACCGGAACCCGGCCGCGCTCGCCAACGTGGTGCGGCTGTTCGGTTACTGGCGGGAGCCGTTGCGCGAGCTGCTCGGGACCAATCCGCAGTGCCGCCGGCTCGCGCCGTTGCCCGACGAGCTGGTCGCGGCAGTCGCCGGGGAGCCGACGTATGACGAGCTGCGCGCGGCGGCGAAGGCGGGCGGGCTCACGAAGTTCTACGACGTGAACCTCACCCAGCTCTTCCGTGACGACCCGATCCGCGACACCCTCGAGATCCGCATCCTGCCCGGCGCGATCAGCGCCGAGGATGTCGTGTCCCGCGCCGCGGTGGTCGAGGAGCTGCTGCAGCGCTGCCTCGACCCGGCCCCGATCGCGCGTCCGCGCGAAAACCCTCCGCCGAGCCCAACCTTTTTGGTCTCTCCCGGCCCCTGA